A window of the Candidatus Latescibacterota bacterium genome harbors these coding sequences:
- a CDS encoding pyridoxal phosphate-dependent aminotransferase gives MEKIENGEIRPFMVMEVLERAIELEKEGRSIIHMEIGEPDFPTPPGIIRAAESSLHAGDTHYTDSRGILELREAIATYYGNGYDIDISPGQVLVTMGVSPALLLVMSTFIEHPGDEIILGDPCYPCYPNFIRYLGGVPRFVTTREEDGFQLRAEDVEKVVCARTKGIMVNSPANPTGTLIGAAEFESICGIGPPVISDEIYHGLVYGEKERSALEFSPDSYVLNGFSKLFAMTGWRLGYMIVPEKALRSLQILQQNFFISPGSFVQAAGIEALRGTHPEIPAMVKMYDERRRYLLEALPGLGLEYTIEPRGAFYIFVNASHLGRDSYKLAFDILDKVGVALTPGIDFGERGEGHLRISYANSLDNIREGIRRLGEYISGTINKGE, from the coding sequence ATGGAAAAGATAGAAAACGGTGAGATCAGACCATTCATGGTGATGGAAGTCCTGGAGAGGGCTATCGAACTCGAAAAAGAAGGCCGGTCCATTATTCATATGGAGATCGGCGAACCGGATTTCCCGACCCCTCCCGGAATCATCAGAGCAGCCGAATCCTCACTCCATGCCGGAGACACTCATTACACTGACAGCCGCGGGATCCTCGAATTGAGAGAGGCGATCGCAACATATTACGGAAACGGCTACGACATAGATATATCACCCGGACAGGTACTCGTGACCATGGGCGTCTCTCCCGCACTCCTGCTTGTCATGTCTACATTCATCGAACATCCGGGTGACGAGATCATCCTGGGCGATCCCTGTTATCCGTGCTATCCCAACTTCATCAGGTATCTTGGAGGAGTGCCGAGATTTGTCACCACCCGGGAAGAAGATGGTTTTCAACTTCGCGCTGAAGATGTTGAAAAAGTGGTCTGTGCCAGGACAAAAGGGATCATGGTCAATTCACCCGCCAATCCGACAGGAACACTTATCGGCGCGGCGGAATTCGAATCGATCTGCGGCATCGGCCCCCCTGTGATAAGCGATGAGATATATCATGGTCTGGTCTATGGAGAGAAGGAACGTTCCGCTCTTGAGTTTTCGCCCGACAGCTATGTACTGAACGGTTTTTCAAAGCTGTTCGCGATGACGGGCTGGCGCCTCGGATACATGATAGTTCCTGAAAAGGCCCTTCGTTCACTGCAGATACTTCAGCAGAACTTCTTTATATCCCCGGGTTCTTTCGTGCAGGCAGCCGGTATCGAAGCATTGAGAGGTACCCATCCGGAGATTCCGGCTATGGTCAAGATGTACGACGAAAGGAGACGCTACCTCCTTGAAGCGCTGCCCGGCCTCGGACTCGAATACACTATCGAACCCAGGGGCGCATTCTATATCTTCGTCAACGCTTCCCACCTGGGCAGGGACTCCTACAAGCTGGCTTTCGATATCCTCGACAAGGTGGGAGTAGCACTCACCCCCGGAATAGATTTCGGCGAACGCGGAGAGGGACACCTGCGGATCTCATACGCGAATTCGCTCGATAATATCAGGGAAGGCATCAGACGTCTTGGAGAATATATTAGTGGGACAATTAACAAAGG
- a CDS encoding polyphenol oxidase family protein, giving the protein MYWQRQNRIVTGGFPAVEIMAPELMVRFASRIGGSSDPPFDALNLGSGTGDDEKAVLSNRKAFLDHCGIAPEKIALCGQIHSDKIAITSDGGFFPRTDGLITTSPDVALGINTADCFPIIIYSPPERVLAALHAGREGARKGIIGSAFEILTDRFGVDPAAAVALTGPGICGRCYKVDEAIARDFPEETVRSIEGSPHLDLRAFLEMELSGAGIRKQSIIHSNVCTCCDSERCYSYRRDGGITGRHWTIAMIRDHG; this is encoded by the coding sequence ATGTACTGGCAAAGACAAAACAGGATAGTGACAGGCGGGTTTCCCGCTGTCGAGATCATGGCTCCCGAACTGATGGTCCGGTTCGCGTCGCGCATCGGTGGATCGAGCGATCCGCCTTTTGACGCCCTGAATCTGGGATCGGGAACTGGTGATGACGAAAAGGCCGTCCTGTCGAATAGAAAGGCCTTCCTGGATCACTGCGGCATCGCCCCGGAAAAAATCGCGCTCTGTGGGCAGATCCATAGCGACAAAATCGCCATTACCAGCGATGGTGGATTCTTTCCCCGCACAGACGGCCTGATAACGACATCGCCGGATGTGGCACTCGGGATCAATACGGCAGACTGTTTCCCGATAATCATCTATTCACCACCAGAAAGAGTACTCGCGGCCCTCCATGCCGGACGCGAAGGCGCAAGAAAAGGAATAATCGGATCGGCTTTCGAGATCCTGACCGACCGTTTTGGAGTTGACCCGGCTGCCGCTGTCGCATTGACCGGTCCGGGTATCTGTGGCAGATGTTACAAGGTGGATGAAGCTATCGCCCGCGACTTTCCCGAGGAAACGGTGAGATCTATCGAAGGCTCCCCGCACCTCGATCTCCGAGCCTTCCTTGAGATGGAACTCTCTGGCGCGGGGATAAGGAAACAGTCAATAATACATTCGAACGTCTGTACCTGCTGCGACAGCGAACGATGTTATTCATACAGGCGTGATGGCGGGATTACGGGACGGCACTGGACGATAGCTATGATACGTGATCATGGATGA
- a CDS encoding threonine synthase, with translation MLRFFEGYRCGNCERDIPGNSIAGECPSCHGPLLGRYDLPLIASSITRDEFYACGPGIWRFRPLLPPFTRELSLGEGNTPLLRVERLEKETGIESLFIKDESANPTGSFKARGMAAAVTRVLDLGAKAACVPSAGNAGLALSAYGACAGIATKIYIPSVTPDGVAEECRAYGAEVVIVEGILPDAAKKMEEDLEGSDGIVLSTFREPCRVEGKKTIAYELEAQLGHKSPDWIIFPTGGGTGIVAIWKAYRELEQLGWLKGKRPAMVVVQSSGCAPVVKAFENGEDIVKPWGSPETIAAGIRVPGSRADRQILEALRDTAGVAVAVEDQEIMRAAGEMTTLTGLFPSPEGAATLAGLRSLIRSGTIDRSESVVLVNTAGWSRYRFMIDPFRE, from the coding sequence ATGTTGAGATTTTTCGAAGGATACAGATGTGGAAATTGCGAGAGGGATATACCAGGTAATTCTATAGCGGGCGAATGTCCATCCTGCCATGGCCCGTTACTCGGCAGGTATGACCTGCCGCTGATCGCATCGAGTATCACAAGGGATGAGTTTTATGCCTGCGGTCCGGGAATATGGAGGTTCAGGCCGCTTCTTCCACCATTCACAAGGGAATTGTCGCTCGGTGAGGGAAATACGCCGTTACTTCGGGTGGAACGACTCGAGAAGGAGACAGGCATTGAGAGTCTCTTTATCAAGGATGAATCGGCGAACCCGACAGGATCGTTCAAGGCCCGGGGGATGGCCGCCGCAGTCACCAGGGTCCTCGATCTAGGGGCGAAGGCAGCCTGTGTGCCGTCCGCAGGCAATGCGGGGCTTGCCCTTTCAGCTTACGGTGCGTGTGCCGGGATCGCGACGAAGATATATATCCCTTCTGTCACTCCTGACGGAGTCGCTGAAGAATGCAGGGCATACGGGGCAGAAGTCGTCATTGTCGAGGGGATATTGCCTGATGCGGCGAAGAAGATGGAAGAAGATCTCGAAGGTTCAGACGGGATCGTCCTGAGTACTTTCAGGGAACCATGCAGGGTCGAGGGAAAGAAGACGATAGCCTATGAACTGGAAGCGCAGCTGGGTCATAAAAGTCCCGACTGGATAATCTTCCCTACAGGTGGAGGAACGGGTATCGTCGCTATCTGGAAAGCCTACCGGGAACTGGAACAGCTGGGTTGGCTCAAAGGCAAGAGGCCCGCGATGGTCGTCGTGCAGTCGAGCGGATGCGCCCCTGTAGTGAAAGCCTTCGAGAACGGGGAAGATATAGTGAAGCCATGGGGTTCTCCCGAGACTATAGCCGCAGGTATAAGGGTGCCGGGTTCGAGGGCGGACAGGCAGATATTGGAAGCCCTGCGGGATACTGCTGGGGTGGCGGTGGCGGTCGAGGATCAGGAGATTATGCGGGCGGCAGGGGAGATGACCACATTGACCGGCCTGTTCCCCTCTCCGGAGGGAGCAGCCACCCTGGCAGGGCTCCGTTCTCTGATTCGAAGCGGGACTATCGATCGTTCCGAGAGTGTAGTGCTTGTAAATACTGCAGGATGGTCGAGATACCGGTTCATGATTGACCCATTCAGGGAATAA
- a CDS encoding DUF4384 domain-containing protein codes for MTRKLMLFLLAVILIPFSVSNASPVEITRTVSQPAQYARSDIELSLRLIGGKGSVLQPGRDINLTFQTERDAYVVIYNIDSEGLVQLLYPADGVLTRTRKGKVHFLPEKGKGIKWEVSGKTGIEYIHAVAVTDGDRINVDELKFLAKNGHQLRDDQLRVDMDPFLAFNLLDENIIRDADAVPISTDYTYFYINRKVDYPRYLCDKCHGDGNIADPYAMECPEIYIEQMMYDEDDLHYPYPTLYAVNHVDDADKEAEDEEYYSSNYYADNVTSGWDDEDYYDDSDSKVYLSVYYTDYDYPYRFNYPAYRSWYYTNYDPWYWDIGYSGFSFHWDSYYYHHWPYQSWYAHDYYRYNWGCVYGYYNPYYYSSWHHPGGYHSWYHGYHDQDFYRNSRSIYANRSFTKRAINYTSSSVRTTRDRTIRDSRLGETKLASRNARIAKTARTVRNDRGNYSRGATPASGNSLTGSRSRYKDRQSVPSRVIYGGNSRTGTTRTRDIDRPTSDRGSRTIDRTRSGTRSTGSSTRSKVWRSKRSTERESSTGSRSGTTERKSRTVNRSRTSERSSSDRKASERTTTRKSSTTRKSSPVKKNSSSRKSPSSSSVRKSSSSRSTSSSSSSRSSSSRSSGKSSKSSSSRGKKR; via the coding sequence ATGACACGCAAGCTAATGCTCTTCCTTCTAGCTGTCATTTTGATTCCGTTCAGCGTTTCAAACGCATCACCCGTGGAAATAACAAGGACGGTCTCGCAACCGGCACAATACGCCCGGAGCGATATCGAACTGTCTCTGCGCCTCATAGGTGGAAAGGGTTCTGTATTACAGCCCGGCAGGGATATAAACCTCACTTTCCAGACCGAACGGGATGCCTATGTCGTGATCTACAACATCGACAGCGAGGGACTTGTGCAACTTCTTTATCCTGCTGATGGCGTTTTGACCAGGACAAGGAAGGGAAAAGTCCATTTCCTTCCCGAAAAGGGCAAGGGAATAAAATGGGAGGTCTCCGGCAAGACGGGTATAGAGTATATCCATGCCGTCGCCGTGACTGATGGCGACCGCATCAACGTTGACGAGCTGAAGTTCCTGGCCAAAAACGGCCATCAGCTCAGGGATGATCAACTGAGAGTGGATATGGACCCCTTTCTAGCTTTCAACCTCCTCGACGAAAATATTATCCGTGACGCCGACGCTGTGCCCATTTCGACCGATTACACATATTTCTACATCAACCGCAAGGTGGACTATCCGAGATACCTCTGCGACAAATGTCATGGAGATGGGAATATAGCGGATCCGTACGCCATGGAGTGCCCGGAGATCTACATCGAGCAGATGATGTACGATGAAGACGACCTTCATTACCCCTATCCAACTCTTTACGCCGTAAACCATGTCGATGATGCCGATAAAGAGGCGGAGGACGAGGAATATTATTCTTCGAACTACTATGCCGACAATGTGACCAGCGGCTGGGACGATGAAGATTATTACGACGACTCGGATTCGAAGGTATATCTGTCGGTGTATTATACGGACTACGACTACCCCTACAGATTCAACTATCCCGCATACAGAAGCTGGTACTACACCAACTACGATCCGTGGTACTGGGATATCGGCTATTCGGGATTCTCTTTCCACTGGGACAGCTACTATTATCACCACTGGCCTTACCAGTCGTGGTATGCGCATGATTACTACAGGTACAATTGGGGATGTGTCTACGGGTATTACAATCCGTATTATTACAGCTCATGGCACCATCCCGGAGGTTACCACTCCTGGTACCACGGCTACCACGACCAGGATTTCTACCGCAATTCAAGGTCGATATATGCCAACAGGTCTTTTACCAAGCGCGCCATCAATTATACTTCGTCCTCGGTCAGAACGACGAGAGACAGGACTATAAGGGACAGCAGGCTCGGCGAGACGAAGCTGGCAAGCCGTAACGCCAGAATCGCCAAAACGGCCAGGACGGTCAGAAATGACAGAGGAAACTATTCCCGCGGCGCAACACCGGCATCCGGAAATTCGTTGACTGGGTCACGGTCAAGGTACAAAGACCGCCAGAGTGTTCCATCAAGAGTGATTTACGGTGGCAATTCCAGGACAGGCACGACCAGGACCAGGGATATCGACAGGCCGACCTCCGACAGGGGGTCCAGGACGATCGACAGGACCCGTTCCGGTACACGCTCTACCGGCAGTTCCACGCGCAGCAAGGTGTGGAGAAGCAAGCGATCTACGGAAAGAGAGTCGTCGACAGGGAGCCGGAGCGGCACTACTGAAAGAAAGTCGAGGACTGTGAATCGTTCCAGAACAAGCGAGAGATCGTCTTCCGACAGGAAAGCATCGGAAAGAACGACGACGCGAAAGAGCTCCACGACCAGGAAGAGTTCTCCCGTGAAAAAAAATTCCTCGTCAAGAAAAAGTCCTTCGAGCAGTTCGGTACGGAAGAGTTCTTCCTCGAGGTCGACTTCGAGTTCGTCGAGCAGTCGGAGTTCTTCCAGCCGTTCGTCCGGAAAGAGTTCGAAAAGCAGCTCCAGCAGGGGCAAAAAACGATAG
- a CDS encoding MotA/TolQ/ExbB proton channel family protein: MGFDGIPVFMLMSGSFSELIANTGMLAKTVLAVLLVLSVVSWTIIFEKVRFFRRAGRQSAKFNKVFEEGRSLRAIAEKAQKLQDSPEASLVKALSGVVESGEVRDPANLDRYIDSGIETLVAEWESYLIFLSTTATISPFLGLLGTVWGIMSSFLSMGMRGSANLYVIGPGIADALITTIFGLGAAIPAVIGYNYILRMVRRKEDDLTSFAVRFRVRILERRYQELEER, encoded by the coding sequence ATGGGGTTCGACGGGATACCGGTATTTATGCTGATGTCTGGCAGCTTTTCGGAGCTGATCGCCAATACAGGGATGCTGGCAAAGACAGTCCTTGCTGTCCTGCTGGTCTTGTCGGTAGTTTCATGGACGATAATATTTGAAAAGGTGAGGTTTTTCAGGCGTGCCGGGAGACAGAGCGCAAAGTTCAATAAAGTCTTTGAAGAGGGAAGGTCGCTCCGGGCCATTGCTGAGAAGGCTCAAAAACTGCAGGATTCTCCTGAAGCCTCGCTGGTGAAAGCCTTGAGTGGTGTGGTGGAAAGTGGAGAGGTAAGGGACCCCGCGAATCTCGATAGATATATCGATTCCGGGATCGAGACGCTGGTTGCAGAATGGGAATCGTATCTGATCTTTTTGTCCACTACAGCGACAATCTCTCCGTTTCTCGGTCTTCTGGGTACCGTCTGGGGTATCATGAGTTCTTTCCTCAGCATGGGGATGAGGGGTTCGGCAAATCTTTACGTGATCGGACCGGGCATCGCCGACGCGCTGATCACGACGATCTTCGGGTTGGGTGCTGCCATTCCAGCAGTGATCGGCTATAATTACATTCTCAGGATGGTAAGAAGGAAGGAAGACGATCTAACATCGTTCGCGGTCCGGTTCAGGGTGCGTATACTCGAACGTCGGTACCAGGAACTGGAGGAACGATGA
- a CDS encoding biopolymer transporter ExbD → MKRKRYSALAEINITNLVDVMMVLLIVFMLTAPFLQAGVRLNLPKAEAKVIEEQEGVTISIDSQGDIFIGKERVAWRDFAAELRKALDTEAPRVFLRADKETKYGAVMRVIARVKMMGIEDLGLIAEQEESG, encoded by the coding sequence ATGAAACGTAAACGCTACTCGGCGCTGGCCGAGATCAACATCACCAATCTCGTCGATGTGATGATGGTCCTTCTGATCGTGTTCATGCTTACCGCACCGTTCCTGCAGGCGGGGGTCCGTCTCAACCTTCCCAAGGCTGAAGCGAAAGTCATCGAAGAGCAGGAGGGCGTGACTATCTCGATCGACAGCCAAGGTGATATATTTATCGGTAAGGAAAGGGTCGCATGGCGCGATTTTGCCGCCGAACTCAGAAAGGCCCTGGATACCGAAGCGCCCCGTGTATTTCTCAGAGCAGACAAGGAAACGAAATACGGGGCGGTCATGAGAGTGATTGCTCGTGTCAAGATGATGGGAATAGAAGATCTGGGGCTCATAGCCGAACAGGAAGAAAGCGGTTGA
- a CDS encoding TonB C-terminal domain-containing protein: protein MRFSLLISVLIHVLIMAALFFVVRAVPDLKLPKKIYSVKILQPILRKAEPESPKKVEVKSEVKVKKPELSKPKPKKKEQKKKPEVKKEEPKQAEAEKPMDVSMEKDVTSLTSLAVDAPRFPFSYYLSAIERKVSGHWFSSESGRGEGFSCVVYFRLARRGSVSDVRIEQSSGNAYFDRSAKRAIRSSAPFPPLPKAFTEPWLGIHFTFIQKD, encoded by the coding sequence ATGAGGTTTTCACTTCTTATATCGGTATTAATCCATGTACTTATCATGGCAGCGCTGTTTTTCGTTGTCAGAGCTGTGCCCGACCTGAAACTTCCGAAAAAGATATATTCTGTAAAGATACTTCAGCCGATCCTGAGGAAGGCTGAACCGGAATCCCCGAAAAAAGTGGAAGTCAAGAGTGAAGTAAAGGTCAAAAAGCCGGAACTGTCTAAACCGAAGCCGAAAAAGAAAGAACAGAAGAAAAAACCCGAAGTGAAAAAAGAAGAACCGAAACAGGCCGAGGCTGAGAAACCGATGGACGTCTCGATGGAGAAGGATGTGACCTCCCTGACCTCCCTGGCGGTCGACGCACCACGTTTTCCGTTTTCCTACTATCTTTCGGCGATCGAGAGAAAGGTCTCCGGCCACTGGTTCTCTTCCGAGTCAGGTCGGGGTGAGGGATTCAGTTGCGTTGTTTATTTCAGGCTTGCCCGCAGGGGGAGCGTCAGCGACGTGAGGATAGAGCAGAGTTCCGGAAACGCGTATTTCGACCGGTCGGCCAAGAGAGCCATCAGGAGTTCTGCACCCTTTCCGCCCCTTCCGAAAGCATTTACCGAGCCATGGCTCGGAATACATTTCACCTTTATTCAGAAAGACTGA
- the pal gene encoding peptidoglycan-associated lipoprotein Pal, with amino-acid sequence MTRFNVLFLVLVLALLMILPACAKKDTVEVQDIEPAIEEIVPPPPPLQEEVEEVPVIEEVEPVVLEDIFFDYDKFNIKDEYKSILTANAEMLLDNPEVTLLVEGHCDERGTSEYNLALGEKRAKSVLDFLVAYGVGADRLSLVSYGEEKPFDSGHDEHAWGMNRRAHMAVKQ; translated from the coding sequence ATGACCCGTTTCAACGTTCTGTTTCTCGTGCTGGTGCTGGCTCTGCTTATGATATTGCCCGCATGCGCCAAAAAAGACACTGTCGAAGTCCAGGATATCGAGCCTGCCATAGAAGAGATCGTTCCGCCGCCGCCTCCGCTCCAGGAAGAGGTTGAGGAAGTACCTGTCATTGAGGAGGTCGAACCGGTAGTCCTTGAAGATATCTTTTTCGATTACGACAAGTTCAATATCAAGGACGAATACAAAAGCATCCTCACAGCCAACGCCGAGATGCTCCTGGACAATCCTGAAGTAACTCTTCTCGTTGAAGGACATTGCGATGAAAGAGGGACGAGCGAGTATAACCTGGCTCTCGGTGAGAAAAGGGCCAAGTCCGTTCTGGATTTCCTGGTTGCCTATGGAGTGGGCGCTGACAGGCTTTCCCTGGTGAGTTACGGCGAGGAAAAACCGTTCGACAGTGGCCATGACGAACACGCGTGGGGCATGAACCGCCGTGCCCACATGGCAGTGAAACAGTAA
- a CDS encoding tetratricopeptide repeat protein, with protein MNRYRAWMILIVLVFASLNVGCWGRKFFRAPGETIEISAKVDSLLKENMVLQRRMYQVEKMLASQQDYSRGVNAQNKIDLEELKDQINALTQSVGESGSPVRSWTPESSSAGTRVFEDTASSVDSLPVSGDEAGVPPDPGLVAGRPVVEENDAMPSPEEIHRQIYLDFSRMEYSVALDESEMFLDRYGSHPLGEEVRFIRGECFMELGQYFDALKEFSAILQQYPGGRRKPSALLRMAISYEEIGDRDLAVGVARRLVREHPGSEESSEARERFSDLLDE; from the coding sequence ATGAATAGATACCGTGCATGGATGATCCTGATCGTTCTCGTTTTCGCCAGTCTCAATGTTGGGTGCTGGGGGCGCAAGTTTTTCAGGGCTCCCGGAGAGACTATCGAGATCTCTGCGAAAGTGGATTCTCTGCTCAAGGAGAACATGGTCCTTCAGAGGAGGATGTATCAGGTCGAGAAGATGCTGGCCTCACAGCAGGATTATTCTCGCGGTGTCAATGCCCAGAACAAGATCGATCTTGAAGAGCTCAAGGACCAGATCAACGCTCTGACTCAGTCTGTCGGAGAAAGCGGATCACCTGTCCGGAGTTGGACTCCAGAAAGTTCCAGCGCCGGGACAAGAGTGTTTGAGGATACGGCTTCATCAGTGGATTCTCTCCCTGTATCCGGTGATGAAGCCGGAGTCCCTCCCGATCCAGGACTTGTGGCGGGCCGGCCGGTGGTTGAAGAAAATGATGCGATGCCGTCACCCGAGGAGATCCACAGGCAGATCTATCTGGATTTCAGCCGGATGGAGTATTCGGTGGCTCTCGATGAATCGGAGATGTTTCTGGACCGTTACGGAAGCCACCCTCTCGGTGAAGAAGTCAGGTTTATCCGTGGGGAATGTTTCATGGAACTGGGCCAGTATTTTGACGCGTTAAAGGAGTTTTCCGCCATTCTCCAGCAATATCCAGGGGGGCGGAGAAAGCCTTCAGCGCTTCTGAGGATGGCCATATCCTATGAAGAGATCGGAGACAGGGACCTCGCTGTGGGTGTGGCAAGACGGTTGGTCAGGGAACATCCGGGCAGCGAAGAATCATCCGAGGCGAGAGAAAGATTCAGCGACCTGCTGGATGAATGA
- a CDS encoding hemolysin family protein yields the protein MTGNLILAVSVIILLFLSAFFSGSETALFSLSRLSVSGMIDGGVRRRRVSELLEKPRMLLVTILFGNLLVNIASTSAVTALAIKLFGERGLGYSMVLMTFLILIFGEITPKSLALKHGPVLAPMLAGPLKLLMWLFWPVRIVLGWIADSTVNRSKKLFGESHERYESSELATAVEMGHIDGVFDEFEKDVLVNFFHFTKRGLSEILTPRVEVFSLDADTGLQDAIIQVRAKGYSRIPLFEDSAENIVGILNARDMLGHDRDEKIIVRDLMKPVTFVPETKKVRDLLGELLSLREHVAIAVDEHGSFEGIVTLEDILEDIFGEIRDRLEPRVDEFNLIDNDRIVVEGAMKLEDLNDRFGTMLDSLEVETIGGYLIEHAGRIPREGEVFRVGELRFLILSAEPVRINKVKIERQKNMEDRDEHD from the coding sequence TTGACTGGGAATCTGATACTGGCTGTATCCGTTATAATCCTCCTATTTCTTTCAGCGTTTTTCTCAGGATCAGAGACGGCACTCTTTTCTCTGTCCCGCTTGTCTGTTTCCGGGATGATCGATGGTGGCGTACGCCGACGTCGAGTGTCGGAACTTCTTGAGAAGCCACGGATGCTTCTGGTGACTATCCTTTTCGGTAACCTTCTCGTCAATATAGCCAGTACAAGCGCCGTAACGGCTCTCGCGATAAAGCTGTTCGGTGAGAGGGGGCTGGGCTATTCGATGGTGCTCATGACCTTCCTGATTCTTATCTTTGGGGAGATTACACCGAAAAGCCTCGCTTTGAAGCATGGACCTGTTCTGGCACCGATGTTAGCCGGTCCCTTGAAACTGTTGATGTGGCTGTTCTGGCCGGTGAGGATCGTACTTGGATGGATCGCCGATTCCACGGTAAACAGAAGCAAGAAGCTGTTCGGTGAGAGTCACGAAAGATATGAATCGAGCGAGCTCGCTACTGCAGTAGAGATGGGCCATATCGATGGTGTATTTGACGAGTTCGAGAAGGATGTCCTGGTTAATTTTTTCCATTTCACAAAGAGGGGCCTGAGCGAGATATTGACTCCCAGAGTCGAAGTGTTTTCGCTGGATGCCGATACAGGGCTGCAGGACGCGATAATCCAGGTCAGGGCAAAAGGGTATTCGAGAATCCCGCTTTTTGAGGATTCGGCAGAAAATATTGTAGGGATACTCAACGCCCGGGATATGCTGGGGCATGATCGTGATGAGAAGATAATTGTCCGGGATCTGATGAAGCCGGTAACATTTGTTCCCGAGACAAAAAAGGTCCGTGATCTGTTGGGAGAACTCCTGTCGTTAAGGGAGCATGTCGCCATCGCCGTGGATGAGCATGGATCGTTTGAAGGGATTGTGACTCTTGAGGATATCCTGGAAGATATTTTCGGCGAGATCCGTGACAGGCTGGAGCCCAGAGTAGACGAGTTCAATCTCATCGACAACGACAGGATAGTAGTCGAAGGCGCAATGAAACTGGAGGACCTCAACGACAGGTTCGGAACGATGCTCGATTCATTGGAAGTCGAGACGATAGGTGGATATCTGATCGAGCATGCCGGCAGGATACCCAGAGAAGGAGAGGTGTTCAGGGTAGGTGAACTGAGATTCCTGATCCTGTCGGCAGAACCGGTAAGGATCAACAAGGTGAAGATCGAGAGACAGAAGAATATGGAGGACCGTGATGAGCACGATTAA